One Loxodonta africana isolate mLoxAfr1 chromosome 4, mLoxAfr1.hap2, whole genome shotgun sequence genomic region harbors:
- the YEATS4 gene encoding YEATS domain-containing protein 4 isoform X1, with amino-acid sequence MFKRMAEFGPDSGGRVKGVTIVKPIVYGNVARYFGKKREEDGHTHQWTVYVKPYRNEDMSAYVKKIQFKLHESYGNPLRVVTKPPYEITETGWGEFEIIIKIFFIDPNERPVTLYHLLKLFQSDTNAMLGKKTVVSEFYDEMIFQDPTAMMQQLLTTSRQLTLGAYKHETEFAELEVKTREKLEAAKKKTSFEIAELKERLKASRETINCLKNEIRKLEEDDQTKEI; translated from the exons ATGTTCAAGAGAATGGCCGAATTTGGGCCTGACTCCGGCGGGAGAGTGAAG ggaGTTACTATTGTTAAACCAATAGTTTATGGTAATGTTGCTCGATActttggaaagaaaagagaggaagatggaCACACCCATCAGTGGACAGTATATGTAAAACCATATAGAAATGAG GATATGTCAGCATATGTGAAGAAAATCCAGTTTAAATTACATGAAAGCTATGGCAATCCTTTAAGAG ttgTTACTAAGCCTCCATATGAAATTACTGAAACGGGATGGGGTGAATTTGAAATAATcatcaaaatatttttcattgaCCCTAATGAACGACCT GTAACCCTGTATCATTTATTAAAGCTGTTTCAATCAGACACCAATGCAATGCTGGGAAAAAAGACAGTGGTTTCAGAGTTTTATGATGAAATG ATATTTCAAGACCCAACAGCAATGATGCAACAATTACTAACAACATCTCGTCAGCTTACGTTAGGTGCCTATAAGCATGAAACAGAAT TTGCAGAACTTGAAGTGAAAACCAGAGAAAAATTAGAAGCTGCCAAGAAAAAAACCAGCTTTGAAATTGCAGAGCTTAAAGAGAGACTAAAAGCAAGTCGTGAAActataaattgtttaaaaaatgaaattaggaaaCTCGAAGAAGATGATCAGACAAAAGAGATATGA
- the YEATS4 gene encoding YEATS domain-containing protein 4 isoform X2, with protein MFKRMAEFGPDSGGRVKGVTIVKPIVYGNVARYFGKKREEDGHTHQWTVYVKPYRNEVTLYHLLKLFQSDTNAMLGKKTVVSEFYDEMIFQDPTAMMQQLLTTSRQLTLGAYKHETEFAELEVKTREKLEAAKKKTSFEIAELKERLKASRETINCLKNEIRKLEEDDQTKEI; from the exons ATGTTCAAGAGAATGGCCGAATTTGGGCCTGACTCCGGCGGGAGAGTGAAG ggaGTTACTATTGTTAAACCAATAGTTTATGGTAATGTTGCTCGATActttggaaagaaaagagaggaagatggaCACACCCATCAGTGGACAGTATATGTAAAACCATATAGAAATGAG GTAACCCTGTATCATTTATTAAAGCTGTTTCAATCAGACACCAATGCAATGCTGGGAAAAAAGACAGTGGTTTCAGAGTTTTATGATGAAATG ATATTTCAAGACCCAACAGCAATGATGCAACAATTACTAACAACATCTCGTCAGCTTACGTTAGGTGCCTATAAGCATGAAACAGAAT TTGCAGAACTTGAAGTGAAAACCAGAGAAAAATTAGAAGCTGCCAAGAAAAAAACCAGCTTTGAAATTGCAGAGCTTAAAGAGAGACTAAAAGCAAGTCGTGAAActataaattgtttaaaaaatgaaattaggaaaCTCGAAGAAGATGATCAGACAAAAGAGATATGA